One segment of Meriones unguiculatus strain TT.TT164.6M chromosome X, Bangor_MerUng_6.1, whole genome shotgun sequence DNA contains the following:
- the Nhsl2 gene encoding NHS-like protein 2 isoform X3 encodes MMGNSHYKQPRSKSQSSRMHSATGHSNSPVGSLAHSATSDIRPGHSAPHVVQGRVAVGQDTRFPSLTSPGLRHSSSEPGDPHQAHSGADPPGMESMAVVYSVPSSCNGPAESTSSASWKGDAFMYMTPSASSQGNQVSKNGKNPSSGNSWVSLNTLPPLVPKETAALFVTRDNPAGCTGLSSYSEHPTQRRQIPERPPKIGLLAHGPSRLETGPGGTNRFRERSLSVPTDSGVISVDYEEEQKASEARSLPYTGTSSEGSNSTDNIAALSTEQEARHRRQRSKSISLKKAKKKPSPPMRSVSLVKDEPVLQPEGELVLPKDQRPRSLCLSLEHQGHHPDAQGHPPVPTLKDPEGTQFSHHWYLTDWKSGDTYQSLSSSSTATGTTVIECTQVQGSSESLASPSTSRATTPSQLSIEVEAREVASPGRPTGLMSPSSGYSSQSETPTPTVSMSLTLGHLPPPSTTVRVRPVVPERKSSLPPTSPMEKICKSRLSFDLPLTSSTTLDLSGMSISIRSKTKVSRHHSETNFGAKLAQKTSPNQPIMPMVTQSDLRSVRLRSVSKSEPEDDIESPDYTEEPGMEEVFSLPERKVKPPIAEKPPLARRPPSLIHRPPSLPGEYPLTSPTMAMTPRGSGTHMKQLPQDSYTVFRKPKSPSFPGGRSPGDSAASSTPVFTPLASSSGAFFSGTQQPPQASVEEGGSKVKALPERINLQSQEEAEKKTSKIPPPVPKKPSVLYLPLTSPVAQTDACVAEPRLPFSPIITLEEDAECPSTGDGLKPPGKRMTSALCVDSEKETTSSGRPGEPSTEEKSLISDKTAEWIAEEEDDVFVASRTTEDLFTVIHRSKRKLLGWKEPGEGFAGSRPSSHSPVKSTADSPTSESTAATGPSGSACLDAGRNDDFKALLQKKGSKATPRTRPSAAELLKTTNPLARRIIAQFSKDYEPTDNPST; translated from the exons GTCACAGCAACAGCCCCGTAGGCAGCCTGGCCCACTCTGCCACCTCAGACATCAGGCCTGGCCACTCAGCTCCACACGTTGTTCAAGGGAGAGTTGCTGTTGGGCAGGATACTCGGTTCCCAAGTCTCACCTCACCAGGACTGAGACACTCTTCCAGTGAACCCGGAGACCCTCACCAGGCACACAGTGGCGCAGACCCTCCTGGCATGGAGAGCATGGCAGTGGTGTACAGCGTTCCCAGTTCTTGCAATGGACCAGCAGAATCAACATCCTCCGCGTCCTGGAAGGGAGATGCTTTCATGTACATGACTCCAAGTGCCAGTAGCCAGGGCAATCAAGTcagtaaaaatggaaaaaaccCTTCCTCGGGGAATTCTTGGGTCTCTTTGAACACACTCCCGCCTCTGGTCCCTAAGGAAACAGCTGCTCTCTTTGTCACCCGTGATAACCCAGCAGGATGCACTGGGCTATCCAGCTACTCTGAGCACCCCACTCAACGAAGACAAATACCGGAAAGACCTCCCAAGATTGGCCTTCTTGCTCACGGTCCCTCAAGGCTGGAAACAGGCCCAGGTGGGACCAACAGATTCCGGGAGCGGTCACTGTCTGTGCCCACTGACTCAGGTGTCATCTCAGTGGACTATgaggaagaacagaaagccaGTGAGGCCCGTAGCCTGCCCTATACCGGTACAAGCTCTGAAGGCAGTAACAGTACCGACAACATTGCAGCCCTCAGCACTGAGCAGGAGGCACGGCACAGAAGGCAAAGGTCCAAAAGTATTTCACTCAAGAAGGCCAAAAAGAAGCCCTCTCCACCCATGCGAAGCGTCTCACTAGTCAAAGATGAGCCAGTTCTCCAACCGGAAGGTGAATTGGTACTTCCCAAGGACCAGAGGCCCAGGAGCCTTTGCCTCTCCTTGGAACACCAGGGCCACCACCCAGATGCTCAAGGTCACCCACCTGTGCCAACACTCAAAGATCCAGAAGGTACGCAGTTCTCTCACCACTGGTATCTTACTGACTGGAAGTCTGGTGATACCTACCAATCCTTGTCCAGCTCCAGCACTGCCACTGGCACCACAGTCATTGAGTGCACTCAAGTTCAGGGAAGTTCAGAGTCTCTGGCCTCCCCTTCCACCTCCAGAGCGACAACACCCTCTCAGCTCTCCATTGAGGTGGAAGCCAGGGAAGTAGCCTCCCCCGGGAGGCCCACTGGACTAATGTCCCCTTCCAGTGGCTATTCCAGCCAGTCAGAGACACCCACACCCACTGTCTCCATGTCTTTGACCCTGGGCCACTTACCTCCTCCAAGTACCACTGTCCGAGTACGTCCAGTGGTACCAGAAAGGAAGTCATCACTGCCCCCAACATCACCAATGGAGAAAATCTGCAAATCACGGTTGTCATTTGATCTACCACTGACCTCGTCAACCACCCTGGATCTGTCAGGGATGAGTATCTCCATCCGCAGCAAAACAAAGGTGAGCCGCCATCACTCTGAAACCAATTTTGGAGCTAAACTGGCACAGAAAACTAGTCCAAACCAGCCAATCATGCCCATGGTTACTCAGTCTGACCTCCGTTCTGTTCGCCTGAGGTCAGTCAGCAAGTCTGAGCCAGAAGATGACATTGAGAGCCCAGATTACACCGAGGAACCTGGAATGGAAGAAGTCTTCTCCTTGCCAGAGAGAAAAGTGAAACCTCCCATAGCCGAGAAGCCGCCACTGGCCCGAAGGCCTCCAAGTTTGATCCAcaggcctccctccctccctggggaGTATCCACTAACTTCTCCTACTATGGCTATGACACCTAGGGGCTCTGGTACACACATGAAGCAGCTCCCCCAAGACAGCTACACAGTGTTTCGGAAACCAAAGTCACCCAGCTTCCCCGGTGGCAGGAGCCCCGGAGACTCAGCAGCATCCTCTACCCCTGTCTTCACACCTCTTGCCAGTTCCTCTGGTGCTTTCTTCTCAGGAACACAGCAACCTCCCCAGGCCAGTGTGGAAGAAGGGGGATCCAAGGTGAAAGCCTTGCCTGAAAGAATCAACCTCCAGAGCCAAGAAGAAGCTGAGAAAAAGACGAGCAAGATTCCACCTCCAGTACCAAAAAAGCCCAGCGTGCTCTACCTGCCTCTCACCTCCCCGGTAGCTCAAACGGATGCCTGCGTGGCAGAACCAAGGCTGCCTTTCAGCCCCATCATCACCCTGGAGGAAGATGCCGAGTGTCCCTCCACTGGTGACGGCCTGAAGCCACCTGGTAAAAGGATGACTTCGGCTCTTTGTGTTGACAGTGAAAAGGAGACCACCTCTTCAG GGAGACCTGGCGAACCAAGTACTGAAGAGAAGAGTTTAATCAGTGATAAAACAGCCGAATGGATtgcagaggaggaggatgacGTGTTTGTAGCTTCTCGAACAACTGAAGATTTATTCACTGTGATACACAG GTCCAAAAGAAAGCTATTGGGCTGGAAAGAACCTGGGGAGGGCTTCGCGGGAAGCAGACCCAGCTCCCATTCGCCAGTGAAGAGTACAGCTGATTCTCCCACCAGTGAGTCTACTGCTGCCACAGGGCCAAGTGGCAGTGCCTGTCTCGACGCTGGCAGGAATGATGATTTCAAGGCCTTGCTCCAGAAGAAGGGAAGTAAGGCTACTCCCAGGACCCGCCCCTCAGCGGCTGAGCTGCTGAAGACCACCAACCCTCTGGCTCGAAGAATTATTGCACAGTTCTCAAAAGATTATGAACCCACTGACAACCCAAGTACCTAA
- the Nhsl2 gene encoding NHS-like protein 2 isoform X4, translating into MERGESLTLFWNRGGHSNSPVGSLAHSATSDIRPGHSAPHVVQGRVAVGQDTRFPSLTSPGLRHSSSEPGDPHQAHSGADPPGMESMAVVYSVPSSCNGPAESTSSASWKGDAFMYMTPSASSQGNQVSKNGKNPSSGNSWVSLNTLPPLVPKETAALFVTRDNPAGCTGLSSYSEHPTQRRQIPERPPKIGLLAHGPSRLETGPGGTNRFRERSLSVPTDSGVISVDYEEEQKASEARSLPYTGTSSEGSNSTDNIAALSTEQEARHRRQRSKSISLKKAKKKPSPPMRSVSLVKDEPVLQPEGELVLPKDQRPRSLCLSLEHQGHHPDAQGHPPVPTLKDPEGTQFSHHWYLTDWKSGDTYQSLSSSSTATGTTVIECTQVQGSSESLASPSTSRATTPSQLSIEVEAREVASPGRPTGLMSPSSGYSSQSETPTPTVSMSLTLGHLPPPSTTVRVRPVVPERKSSLPPTSPMEKICKSRLSFDLPLTSSTTLDLSGMSISIRSKTKVSRHHSETNFGAKLAQKTSPNQPIMPMVTQSDLRSVRLRSVSKSEPEDDIESPDYTEEPGMEEVFSLPERKVKPPIAEKPPLARRPPSLIHRPPSLPGEYPLTSPTMAMTPRGSGTHMKQLPQDSYTVFRKPKSPSFPGGRSPGDSAASSTPVFTPLASSSGAFFSGTQQPPQASVEEGGSKVKALPERINLQSQEEAEKKTSKIPPPVPKKPSVLYLPLTSPVAQTDACVAEPRLPFSPIITLEEDAECPSTGDGLKPPGKRMTSALCVDSEKETTSSGRPGEPSTEEKSLISDKTAEWIAEEEDDVFVASRTTEDLFTVIHRSKRKLLGWKEPGEGFAGSRPSSHSPVKSTADSPTSESTAATGPSGSACLDAGRNDDFKALLQKKGSKATPRTRPSAAELLKTTNPLARRIIAQFSKDYEPTDNPST; encoded by the exons GTCACAGCAACAGCCCCGTAGGCAGCCTGGCCCACTCTGCCACCTCAGACATCAGGCCTGGCCACTCAGCTCCACACGTTGTTCAAGGGAGAGTTGCTGTTGGGCAGGATACTCGGTTCCCAAGTCTCACCTCACCAGGACTGAGACACTCTTCCAGTGAACCCGGAGACCCTCACCAGGCACACAGTGGCGCAGACCCTCCTGGCATGGAGAGCATGGCAGTGGTGTACAGCGTTCCCAGTTCTTGCAATGGACCAGCAGAATCAACATCCTCCGCGTCCTGGAAGGGAGATGCTTTCATGTACATGACTCCAAGTGCCAGTAGCCAGGGCAATCAAGTcagtaaaaatggaaaaaaccCTTCCTCGGGGAATTCTTGGGTCTCTTTGAACACACTCCCGCCTCTGGTCCCTAAGGAAACAGCTGCTCTCTTTGTCACCCGTGATAACCCAGCAGGATGCACTGGGCTATCCAGCTACTCTGAGCACCCCACTCAACGAAGACAAATACCGGAAAGACCTCCCAAGATTGGCCTTCTTGCTCACGGTCCCTCAAGGCTGGAAACAGGCCCAGGTGGGACCAACAGATTCCGGGAGCGGTCACTGTCTGTGCCCACTGACTCAGGTGTCATCTCAGTGGACTATgaggaagaacagaaagccaGTGAGGCCCGTAGCCTGCCCTATACCGGTACAAGCTCTGAAGGCAGTAACAGTACCGACAACATTGCAGCCCTCAGCACTGAGCAGGAGGCACGGCACAGAAGGCAAAGGTCCAAAAGTATTTCACTCAAGAAGGCCAAAAAGAAGCCCTCTCCACCCATGCGAAGCGTCTCACTAGTCAAAGATGAGCCAGTTCTCCAACCGGAAGGTGAATTGGTACTTCCCAAGGACCAGAGGCCCAGGAGCCTTTGCCTCTCCTTGGAACACCAGGGCCACCACCCAGATGCTCAAGGTCACCCACCTGTGCCAACACTCAAAGATCCAGAAGGTACGCAGTTCTCTCACCACTGGTATCTTACTGACTGGAAGTCTGGTGATACCTACCAATCCTTGTCCAGCTCCAGCACTGCCACTGGCACCACAGTCATTGAGTGCACTCAAGTTCAGGGAAGTTCAGAGTCTCTGGCCTCCCCTTCCACCTCCAGAGCGACAACACCCTCTCAGCTCTCCATTGAGGTGGAAGCCAGGGAAGTAGCCTCCCCCGGGAGGCCCACTGGACTAATGTCCCCTTCCAGTGGCTATTCCAGCCAGTCAGAGACACCCACACCCACTGTCTCCATGTCTTTGACCCTGGGCCACTTACCTCCTCCAAGTACCACTGTCCGAGTACGTCCAGTGGTACCAGAAAGGAAGTCATCACTGCCCCCAACATCACCAATGGAGAAAATCTGCAAATCACGGTTGTCATTTGATCTACCACTGACCTCGTCAACCACCCTGGATCTGTCAGGGATGAGTATCTCCATCCGCAGCAAAACAAAGGTGAGCCGCCATCACTCTGAAACCAATTTTGGAGCTAAACTGGCACAGAAAACTAGTCCAAACCAGCCAATCATGCCCATGGTTACTCAGTCTGACCTCCGTTCTGTTCGCCTGAGGTCAGTCAGCAAGTCTGAGCCAGAAGATGACATTGAGAGCCCAGATTACACCGAGGAACCTGGAATGGAAGAAGTCTTCTCCTTGCCAGAGAGAAAAGTGAAACCTCCCATAGCCGAGAAGCCGCCACTGGCCCGAAGGCCTCCAAGTTTGATCCAcaggcctccctccctccctggggaGTATCCACTAACTTCTCCTACTATGGCTATGACACCTAGGGGCTCTGGTACACACATGAAGCAGCTCCCCCAAGACAGCTACACAGTGTTTCGGAAACCAAAGTCACCCAGCTTCCCCGGTGGCAGGAGCCCCGGAGACTCAGCAGCATCCTCTACCCCTGTCTTCACACCTCTTGCCAGTTCCTCTGGTGCTTTCTTCTCAGGAACACAGCAACCTCCCCAGGCCAGTGTGGAAGAAGGGGGATCCAAGGTGAAAGCCTTGCCTGAAAGAATCAACCTCCAGAGCCAAGAAGAAGCTGAGAAAAAGACGAGCAAGATTCCACCTCCAGTACCAAAAAAGCCCAGCGTGCTCTACCTGCCTCTCACCTCCCCGGTAGCTCAAACGGATGCCTGCGTGGCAGAACCAAGGCTGCCTTTCAGCCCCATCATCACCCTGGAGGAAGATGCCGAGTGTCCCTCCACTGGTGACGGCCTGAAGCCACCTGGTAAAAGGATGACTTCGGCTCTTTGTGTTGACAGTGAAAAGGAGACCACCTCTTCAG GGAGACCTGGCGAACCAAGTACTGAAGAGAAGAGTTTAATCAGTGATAAAACAGCCGAATGGATtgcagaggaggaggatgacGTGTTTGTAGCTTCTCGAACAACTGAAGATTTATTCACTGTGATACACAG GTCCAAAAGAAAGCTATTGGGCTGGAAAGAACCTGGGGAGGGCTTCGCGGGAAGCAGACCCAGCTCCCATTCGCCAGTGAAGAGTACAGCTGATTCTCCCACCAGTGAGTCTACTGCTGCCACAGGGCCAAGTGGCAGTGCCTGTCTCGACGCTGGCAGGAATGATGATTTCAAGGCCTTGCTCCAGAAGAAGGGAAGTAAGGCTACTCCCAGGACCCGCCCCTCAGCGGCTGAGCTGCTGAAGACCACCAACCCTCTGGCTCGAAGAATTATTGCACAGTTCTCAAAAGATTATGAACCCACTGACAACCCAAGTACCTAA
- the Nhsl2 gene encoding NHS-like protein 2 isoform X2, with protein sequence MPTQRQLREDETTTQGVRAPEVCLSLSTANKPTAWDGPFPLPILKEKHWLQPCSIQSDLVPINISGQQFDRHASFRHSLFNTETAVNPKSTLRRRRTIIGFSNFSQRDQGHSNSPVGSLAHSATSDIRPGHSAPHVVQGRVAVGQDTRFPSLTSPGLRHSSSEPGDPHQAHSGADPPGMESMAVVYSVPSSCNGPAESTSSASWKGDAFMYMTPSASSQGNQVSKNGKNPSSGNSWVSLNTLPPLVPKETAALFVTRDNPAGCTGLSSYSEHPTQRRQIPERPPKIGLLAHGPSRLETGPGGTNRFRERSLSVPTDSGVISVDYEEEQKASEARSLPYTGTSSEGSNSTDNIAALSTEQEARHRRQRSKSISLKKAKKKPSPPMRSVSLVKDEPVLQPEGELVLPKDQRPRSLCLSLEHQGHHPDAQGHPPVPTLKDPEGTQFSHHWYLTDWKSGDTYQSLSSSSTATGTTVIECTQVQGSSESLASPSTSRATTPSQLSIEVEAREVASPGRPTGLMSPSSGYSSQSETPTPTVSMSLTLGHLPPPSTTVRVRPVVPERKSSLPPTSPMEKICKSRLSFDLPLTSSTTLDLSGMSISIRSKTKVSRHHSETNFGAKLAQKTSPNQPIMPMVTQSDLRSVRLRSVSKSEPEDDIESPDYTEEPGMEEVFSLPERKVKPPIAEKPPLARRPPSLIHRPPSLPGEYPLTSPTMAMTPRGSGTHMKQLPQDSYTVFRKPKSPSFPGGRSPGDSAASSTPVFTPLASSSGAFFSGTQQPPQASVEEGGSKVKALPERINLQSQEEAEKKTSKIPPPVPKKPSVLYLPLTSPVAQTDACVAEPRLPFSPIITLEEDAECPSTGDGLKPPGKRMTSALCVDSEKETTSSGRPGEPSTEEKSLISDKTAEWIAEEEDDVFVASRTTEDLFTVIHRSKRKLLGWKEPGEGFAGSRPSSHSPVKSTADSPTSESTAATGPSGSACLDAGRNDDFKALLQKKGSKATPRTRPSAAELLKTTNPLARRIIAQFSKDYEPTDNPST encoded by the exons ATG CCTACACAACGACAACTGAGAGAGGATGAGACCACGACCCAGGGTGTGAGGGCCCCAGAGGTCTGCCTGAGCCTGTCTACTGCCAACAAGCCAACTGCCTGGGATGGCCCCTTCCCTCTACCCATCCTAAAGGAGAAGCACTGGCTTCAGCCCTGCTCCATACAGTCTGACCTTGTGCCCATCAACATTTCCG GGCAGCAGTTTGATAGACATGCAAGTTTTCGACACTCATTGTTTAACACAGAGACAGCCGTGAACCCCAAGTCCACCCTGAGGCGGAGGCGGACCATTATTGGATTCTCTAACTTTTCTCAGCGAGACCAAG GTCACAGCAACAGCCCCGTAGGCAGCCTGGCCCACTCTGCCACCTCAGACATCAGGCCTGGCCACTCAGCTCCACACGTTGTTCAAGGGAGAGTTGCTGTTGGGCAGGATACTCGGTTCCCAAGTCTCACCTCACCAGGACTGAGACACTCTTCCAGTGAACCCGGAGACCCTCACCAGGCACACAGTGGCGCAGACCCTCCTGGCATGGAGAGCATGGCAGTGGTGTACAGCGTTCCCAGTTCTTGCAATGGACCAGCAGAATCAACATCCTCCGCGTCCTGGAAGGGAGATGCTTTCATGTACATGACTCCAAGTGCCAGTAGCCAGGGCAATCAAGTcagtaaaaatggaaaaaaccCTTCCTCGGGGAATTCTTGGGTCTCTTTGAACACACTCCCGCCTCTGGTCCCTAAGGAAACAGCTGCTCTCTTTGTCACCCGTGATAACCCAGCAGGATGCACTGGGCTATCCAGCTACTCTGAGCACCCCACTCAACGAAGACAAATACCGGAAAGACCTCCCAAGATTGGCCTTCTTGCTCACGGTCCCTCAAGGCTGGAAACAGGCCCAGGTGGGACCAACAGATTCCGGGAGCGGTCACTGTCTGTGCCCACTGACTCAGGTGTCATCTCAGTGGACTATgaggaagaacagaaagccaGTGAGGCCCGTAGCCTGCCCTATACCGGTACAAGCTCTGAAGGCAGTAACAGTACCGACAACATTGCAGCCCTCAGCACTGAGCAGGAGGCACGGCACAGAAGGCAAAGGTCCAAAAGTATTTCACTCAAGAAGGCCAAAAAGAAGCCCTCTCCACCCATGCGAAGCGTCTCACTAGTCAAAGATGAGCCAGTTCTCCAACCGGAAGGTGAATTGGTACTTCCCAAGGACCAGAGGCCCAGGAGCCTTTGCCTCTCCTTGGAACACCAGGGCCACCACCCAGATGCTCAAGGTCACCCACCTGTGCCAACACTCAAAGATCCAGAAGGTACGCAGTTCTCTCACCACTGGTATCTTACTGACTGGAAGTCTGGTGATACCTACCAATCCTTGTCCAGCTCCAGCACTGCCACTGGCACCACAGTCATTGAGTGCACTCAAGTTCAGGGAAGTTCAGAGTCTCTGGCCTCCCCTTCCACCTCCAGAGCGACAACACCCTCTCAGCTCTCCATTGAGGTGGAAGCCAGGGAAGTAGCCTCCCCCGGGAGGCCCACTGGACTAATGTCCCCTTCCAGTGGCTATTCCAGCCAGTCAGAGACACCCACACCCACTGTCTCCATGTCTTTGACCCTGGGCCACTTACCTCCTCCAAGTACCACTGTCCGAGTACGTCCAGTGGTACCAGAAAGGAAGTCATCACTGCCCCCAACATCACCAATGGAGAAAATCTGCAAATCACGGTTGTCATTTGATCTACCACTGACCTCGTCAACCACCCTGGATCTGTCAGGGATGAGTATCTCCATCCGCAGCAAAACAAAGGTGAGCCGCCATCACTCTGAAACCAATTTTGGAGCTAAACTGGCACAGAAAACTAGTCCAAACCAGCCAATCATGCCCATGGTTACTCAGTCTGACCTCCGTTCTGTTCGCCTGAGGTCAGTCAGCAAGTCTGAGCCAGAAGATGACATTGAGAGCCCAGATTACACCGAGGAACCTGGAATGGAAGAAGTCTTCTCCTTGCCAGAGAGAAAAGTGAAACCTCCCATAGCCGAGAAGCCGCCACTGGCCCGAAGGCCTCCAAGTTTGATCCAcaggcctccctccctccctggggaGTATCCACTAACTTCTCCTACTATGGCTATGACACCTAGGGGCTCTGGTACACACATGAAGCAGCTCCCCCAAGACAGCTACACAGTGTTTCGGAAACCAAAGTCACCCAGCTTCCCCGGTGGCAGGAGCCCCGGAGACTCAGCAGCATCCTCTACCCCTGTCTTCACACCTCTTGCCAGTTCCTCTGGTGCTTTCTTCTCAGGAACACAGCAACCTCCCCAGGCCAGTGTGGAAGAAGGGGGATCCAAGGTGAAAGCCTTGCCTGAAAGAATCAACCTCCAGAGCCAAGAAGAAGCTGAGAAAAAGACGAGCAAGATTCCACCTCCAGTACCAAAAAAGCCCAGCGTGCTCTACCTGCCTCTCACCTCCCCGGTAGCTCAAACGGATGCCTGCGTGGCAGAACCAAGGCTGCCTTTCAGCCCCATCATCACCCTGGAGGAAGATGCCGAGTGTCCCTCCACTGGTGACGGCCTGAAGCCACCTGGTAAAAGGATGACTTCGGCTCTTTGTGTTGACAGTGAAAAGGAGACCACCTCTTCAG GGAGACCTGGCGAACCAAGTACTGAAGAGAAGAGTTTAATCAGTGATAAAACAGCCGAATGGATtgcagaggaggaggatgacGTGTTTGTAGCTTCTCGAACAACTGAAGATTTATTCACTGTGATACACAG GTCCAAAAGAAAGCTATTGGGCTGGAAAGAACCTGGGGAGGGCTTCGCGGGAAGCAGACCCAGCTCCCATTCGCCAGTGAAGAGTACAGCTGATTCTCCCACCAGTGAGTCTACTGCTGCCACAGGGCCAAGTGGCAGTGCCTGTCTCGACGCTGGCAGGAATGATGATTTCAAGGCCTTGCTCCAGAAGAAGGGAAGTAAGGCTACTCCCAGGACCCGCCCCTCAGCGGCTGAGCTGCTGAAGACCACCAACCCTCTGGCTCGAAGAATTATTGCACAGTTCTCAAAAGATTATGAACCCACTGACAACCCAAGTACCTAA